A window from Drosophila nasuta strain 15112-1781.00 chromosome 3, ASM2355853v1, whole genome shotgun sequence encodes these proteins:
- the LOC132789571 gene encoding heparan sulfate 2-O-sulfotransferase pipe-like — MMKTLSPFNSPAAIQMAKEHVERDYAVVGSWEDTNITLSVFERYIPRFFRGAKLMYEMHNNKITNRNKNKRKPFIEPEVKEMIRKNFTHEYEFYHFCKQRLYKQYLALNLHELDKHGLLK; from the exons ATGATGAAAACTCTCAGTCCTTTCAATTCACCAGCTGCCATACAAATGGCCAAGGAACATGTGGAACGGGATTATGCTGTAGTTGGCAGCTGGGAAGACACAAACATCACTTTGAGCGTTTTTGAGCGTTATATTCCACGTTTCTTCCGTGGTGCTAAACTTATGTATGAGA TGCACAATAACAAGATCACGAATCGGAACAAGAACAAACGCAAGCCCTTCATTGAGCCTGAAGTCAAGGAAATGATTAGGAAAAACTTTACCCATGAGTATGAGTTTTATCACTTCTGCAAGCAGCGTCTGTACAAACAGTATTTGGCCCTCAATCTGCATGAGCTGGACAAGCATGGATTGTTAAAGTAG
- the LOC132793614 gene encoding heparan sulfate 2-O-sulfotransferase pipe-like, producing the protein MDRIFFTRCAKVGSESLIQFMEYLQHVNDFDVDHTGLKQPAKRQLLPRGQARKARYIYDQPSGTAYIEHTSWIDFNHFNMPKPIYINLVRDPVERVISWYYYVRNSYRNAIFYRKNPTAEIQPAAWFKKNYNDCVRSGDPECQYIPMTVKDVVGNFKRQTLFFCGHHEDCL; encoded by the coding sequence ATGGATCGCATTTTCTTTACACGCTGCGCTAAAGTTGGCAGCGAATCTTTGATACAATTCATGGAGTACCTACAGCATGTCAACGATTTTGACGTCGATCACACGGGATTGAAACAGCCAGCGAAACGTCAACTTTTGCCCAGAGGTCAAGCCAGAAAGGCGCGATATATTTATGACCAACCATCGGGCACAGCTTACATCGAGCACACCTCTTGGATTGACTTCAATCACTTTAATATGCCTAAACCAATCTACATCAATCTCGTACGCGATCCCGTCGAGCGTGTGATCAGCTGGTATTATTACGTTCGCAACTCCTATCGAAATGCCATCTTCTATCGCAAGAATCCCACGGCAGAGATTCAACCAGCCGCCTGGTTCAAGAAGAACTACAACGACTGCGTTCGCAGTGGCGATCCCGAGTGTCAATATATTCCCATGACTGTCAAGGATGTTGTGGGTAACTTTAAGCGACAGACGCTCTTCTTCTGTGGCCACCATGAGGATTGTCTGTGA